The genomic window TAAGAAACTTTGAACCATCTTCATAGAAACTTGCATTGTATCCGACATTACCTGAGGCATTTTCGTTAGCATGGAACGTCCAGACTCAGACTCATAAAATGCTAACATATCCGAAATTTCCTTTTCAGTGTAATGCTTTAAATAAACATCAATAATGTCTGCTCGCATTTTATCCATACTCATTTCCGTACGCATTACATCAAAAAGTTGCTTCGTGTGTTCATCAAATAACGCTTGTTCTTCTGGCGTTTTACCTAGTTTGGGGTGAATTTTTCACTATAGATTGCTGCATCTGGTTATACATTGATTCCATCATTGAATCCATTTGCATTGAAGTGAGTAGCGATTCTACTGCTTCGCGTCGCGCATCTTGCGCTTGTACGTAAAATGAAAATAGCAAACTAAAGCCTAAAACGAGCAGTTTTTTCATACTAAATCTCCATGTTTTGATGAAATAATTTATCTTTTTGCTAACTACATCAATAAGATGCTAATAACGCTTCAAATTACCACAAACCTCAATTAGGAACAATAAAATCAACTCTACCTATTGGATATCGTTACTTCGAGAATCAACTCAACTAAAGCTACGTTTAAACTCATCTTTGTATCGCCTTGATAAAGGTAAATGAGTTCCGGCCTTTAGTTTAATCTCTCCATCTCCACTTGCCTGATATTGAATGCTTTCAATAGCATGATGATTTACGCTATAGCTACGGTGAATGCGGCTAAAACCTGCAGCTTTAAGCCTCTGTGACACATTAGATAAAGTGCCTCGAAGCGGATATACACGGCCATTACTGTGTAGGTTGACGTAGTTACCTGATGATTCGAGCCATTCAATTTCGGCAACTTTAACCAAAAACTCTTTATCCAGTTTTCTAACCAAGAAATGTTCCGGATAAGGCACTACTGAATTACCATCTGGAGCTTGTTCACTAGTGATAGGAACTGCTTCTCCTTTCACCCTAGAAAAACCAAATCGCACAAGATGATATACAACATACAAAGAAACATAGCCCCATGCATCTTTGCGGTATTCGTACCATCCTTCTCTCATCCAATCACCAAAATCATATAGTCCACCTGCCACTAAATAGACTAAATGGCGAATTAAAACCATTAAAGCAATATGGCCTAAACTGAACACAATCGTTCCTACTA from Pseudoalteromonas xiamenensis includes these protein-coding regions:
- a CDS encoding LytR/AlgR family response regulator transcription factor, producing the protein MDGVFTRHGNPSISLWEPIVWEYSSALSTFCLMPLLFWFFRTFPPRFSYIRKQILVHLVGTIVFSLGHIALMVLIRHLVYLVAGGLYDFGDWMREGWYEYRKDAWGYVSLYVVYHLVRFGFSRVKGEAVPITSEQAPDGNSVVPYPEHFLVRKLDKEFLVKVAEIEWLESSGNYVNLHSNGRVYPLRGTLSNVSQRLKAAGFSRIHRSYSVNHHAIESIQYQASGDGEIKLKAGTHLPLSRRYKDEFKRSFS
- a CDS encoding DUF2059 domain-containing protein, with protein sequence MDKMRADIIDVYLKHYTEKEISDMLAFYESESGRSMLTKMPQVMSDTMQVSMKMVQSFLPKIQELSQEFNEKLEVKRAEKANTQATNKN